In Sphingobacteriaceae bacterium, one genomic interval encodes:
- a CDS encoding T9SS type A sorting domain-containing protein, translated as MENAKPQHLNIKVNMKAMENKNMIIRIPEPCHEDWNKMTPEENGKFCGSCQKSVLDFSNKTDDEIKDILMHYKDQKVCGRFKSTQINRPLNLRINLNEIPRNISVTRLFALALLLSFGSHLFACYDVQGKMIESFEMFAGDDKNKRVVGEVEALPKEKEKEKKKEKEKCTPTIKGDVDITMVAGGLRVVYEEPQLADSTKNINPIEEEKYIKGKIKQPEIIEKEVEIKEVEIVEPIKDSILLITEPIEETYIELLGEVMAVNTVTEEVIDSTNVNVGVEEADIIEVENSWNVFPNPAKGDFTVSYELKKQSYVRVDVLDLQGKLISSLVEPAQQHSGKYQMPINLDVPNGIYLISLQINGSLSSKRIVIEK; from the coding sequence AATGCAAAACCCCAACATCTAAATATAAAAGTAAACATGAAAGCCATGGAAAATAAAAATATGATTATCCGAATTCCTGAACCTTGCCACGAAGACTGGAATAAAATGACTCCTGAAGAAAACGGAAAGTTTTGTGGGTCTTGTCAAAAATCTGTGCTTGACTTTTCGAACAAAACAGATGATGAAATTAAGGATATACTGATGCATTATAAGGATCAGAAAGTATGCGGACGATTTAAATCTACACAAATTAACAGGCCATTAAATTTGAGAATTAATTTGAACGAAATTCCCCGTAATATAAGCGTCACCCGCTTGTTTGCCTTGGCTTTATTACTTTCGTTTGGCAGTCATTTATTTGCTTGTTATGATGTGCAGGGAAAAATGATTGAGTCGTTTGAAATGTTTGCCGGGGATGATAAAAATAAAAGAGTTGTTGGCGAAGTAGAGGCATTACCAAAGGAAAAAGAAAAAGAAAAAAAGAAGGAGAAAGAAAAATGTACACCAACAATTAAAGGTGATGTAGATATTACTATGGTGGCGGGTGGATTACGTGTGGTGTATGAAGAGCCTCAACTAGCGGATAGCACCAAAAATATTAATCCTATTGAAGAAGAAAAATATATAAAAGGAAAAATAAAACAACCGGAAATTATTGAGAAGGAAGTGGAAATTAAGGAAGTAGAAATTGTTGAGCCCATTAAAGATTCTATACTACTTATCACCGAACCTATTGAAGAAACGTATATTGAATTACTTGGTGAAGTAATGGCTGTGAATACCGTAACGGAAGAAGTTATTGATAGCACGAATGTGAATGTTGGAGTAGAAGAGGCCGATATCATTGAAGTAGAAAATAGTTGGAATGTTTTTCCGAATCCCGCCAAAGGAGATTTTACTGTTTCTTACGAATTAAAAAAGCAAAGTTATGTTCGGGTAGATGTACTTGATTTGCAAGGAAAATTAATCAGCTCATTGGTTGAACCGGCACAACAGCACAGCGGTAAATATCAAATGCCTA